In the Enterococcus saigonensis genome, one interval contains:
- the gmk gene encoding guanylate kinase, which yields MSERGLLIVLSGPSGVGKGTVRKAIFESDDNDFQYSISMTTRPMREGEVEGVDYYFRTREEFEELIEAGQMLEYAEYVGNYYGTPLSYVEKTLDKGKDVFLEIEVQGARQVKEKVPDGVFIFLTPPDLHELKSRIVGRGTDAAEVIEERMKVAREEIEMMALYDYAVVNDEVPLAVDRIKDIIASEHFRVDRVIGKYIKMLKEM from the coding sequence ATGTCAGAGCGAGGCTTATTAATTGTATTATCAGGGCCTTCTGGCGTTGGCAAGGGAACTGTGCGAAAAGCAATATTTGAAAGTGATGATAATGACTTTCAGTATTCTATTTCCATGACCACCCGCCCAATGCGAGAAGGAGAAGTTGAAGGGGTCGATTATTATTTTCGTACCCGTGAAGAATTTGAAGAATTAATCGAAGCTGGGCAAATGTTAGAATATGCTGAATATGTCGGCAATTATTATGGTACGCCTCTTTCTTATGTGGAAAAAACTTTAGATAAAGGCAAAGATGTATTTCTTGAAATTGAAGTCCAAGGGGCCCGTCAAGTAAAAGAAAAAGTGCCAGATGGCGTTTTTATTTTCCTGACACCACCAGATTTACATGAATTGAAATCCCGTATTGTTGGTCGTGGTACAGATGCCGCTGAAGTGATTGAAGAGCGGATGAAAGTTGCCAGAGAAGAAATTGAAATGATGGCATTGTATGACTATGCTGTTGTAAATGATGAAGTGCCACTTGCAGTAGATAGAATTAAAGATATTATTGCCAGTGAACACTTCAGAGTCGATCGCGTGATCGGCAAATATATTAAAATGTTAAAGGAGATGTAG
- the rpoZ gene encoding DNA-directed RNA polymerase subunit omega, which yields MMLRPSIDSLLDRVNSKYSLVILSAKRAHELDAGAKPTLDQFDSVKNVGRALEEIDAETLVNDPHPEIKRARLKMEQEENQAAQKREQQELEARIREEQNL from the coding sequence ATGATGCTACGCCCATCTATCGACTCATTATTAGATCGAGTAAATTCAAAATATTCATTAGTTATTTTATCTGCAAAACGTGCGCATGAATTAGATGCAGGGGCTAAACCAACATTAGATCAATTCGATTCAGTAAAAAATGTTGGTCGTGCACTAGAGGAAATTGATGCTGAAACATTAGTTAACGATCCGCATCCTGAAATCAAACGTGCGCGTTTGAAAATGGAACAAGAAGAAAATCAAGCGGCACAAAAACGTGAACAACAAGAATTAGAAGCCCGGATTCGGGAAGAACAAAATTTATAG
- the priA gene encoding primosomal protein N': MQTDQPFTYLIPTELQPVVQKGMRVEVPFGKGNRHIQGFVVGLSETATLDERLKPIIRVLDIAPVLNAELLALADYMKETTYAFKITCLQTMLPSVMKAEYKKTIILVDTTSEAAQYFPVSGEIDYDQAQKDGLLPKLMKFRQENIVDIRYEVHNKNRVKTLRMVNSLIDEKKAAEILQTLRKGSLRKAQLVEILGSQTEALPVKYFTNLGVSTAHLNQGVKDGWLEILEVETYRDPFANHEFETTTNLALNTQQAKAVNKILTAYKKEQAETFLLEGITGSGKTEVYLQAIQHVLKDGKTAIMLVPEIALTPQMVERFKSRLKDAVAVLHSGLSQGERYDEWRKIERGKAQVVVGARSAIFAPLENIGLIIVDEEHEATYKQEEAPRYHARDLAIWRSRYHHCPVVLGSATPSLESRARAQKKVYTLLPLQKRANPAALLPTIEVVDLKDEYSKGNMSSFSLVLQEKMRDRLNKGEQIVLLLNRRGYSSFMMCRDCGYVLDCPNCDISLTLHMDTKTMRCHYCGHEEAIPHKCPECGSKKISYYGTGTQKIEAELQELLPEARILRMDVDTTRKKGAHERILNAFGAKKADILLGTQMIAKGLDFPDITLVGVLNADTALNLPDFRSSERTFQLLTQVSGRAGRAKKAGEVVIQTFNPEHYAISLAKLQDYERFYQQEMIMRHQAGYPPYYFTVKLTVSHETEVQAAQKSFQLARQLQEVLSPQSLLLGPTPSAIMRIKNRYYYQIIIKYKQEPALKSLLEQILDESQIDQRRGLYVSIDNEPLNFI; the protein is encoded by the coding sequence ATGCAGACAGATCAACCCTTTACGTATTTAATTCCGACTGAGTTACAACCTGTGGTCCAAAAAGGAATGCGTGTTGAAGTTCCTTTTGGTAAAGGAAATCGTCATATTCAAGGCTTTGTAGTGGGTTTAAGTGAAACTGCCACTTTAGACGAACGCTTAAAACCTATTATTCGCGTTTTAGATATAGCGCCGGTTTTGAATGCTGAATTATTGGCATTAGCTGATTATATGAAAGAAACAACTTATGCTTTTAAAATCACATGCTTGCAGACGATGTTACCAAGTGTGATGAAGGCAGAATATAAAAAGACTATTATTTTAGTAGATACTACTAGTGAAGCTGCGCAATATTTTCCCGTCAGCGGTGAAATAGATTATGACCAAGCGCAAAAAGATGGACTATTACCCAAATTAATGAAGTTTCGCCAAGAAAATATCGTTGATATTCGCTATGAAGTTCATAATAAAAATCGCGTGAAAACGCTGCGAATGGTGAATTCTTTAATTGATGAAAAAAAAGCTGCTGAAATTTTACAAACACTTCGTAAAGGGTCGTTACGAAAAGCACAACTTGTAGAAATATTAGGCAGTCAAACCGAAGCTTTACCGGTAAAATATTTTACTAACTTAGGTGTTTCAACAGCGCATTTAAATCAAGGCGTAAAAGATGGCTGGTTAGAAATTTTGGAAGTGGAGACTTATCGTGATCCTTTTGCCAATCACGAATTTGAAACAACAACGAATCTTGCTTTGAATACACAACAGGCAAAAGCAGTAAATAAAATTTTGACGGCTTATAAAAAAGAACAAGCAGAAACTTTTTTATTAGAAGGTATTACAGGTAGCGGTAAAACAGAAGTGTATCTACAAGCCATTCAACACGTTTTAAAAGACGGAAAAACCGCAATTATGTTAGTACCAGAAATTGCTTTAACACCACAAATGGTTGAGCGATTTAAAAGCCGATTAAAAGATGCGGTGGCGGTTTTGCATAGTGGTTTATCCCAAGGCGAGCGCTATGATGAATGGCGCAAAATTGAAAGAGGAAAAGCGCAAGTTGTGGTAGGGGCTCGTTCTGCAATTTTTGCACCATTGGAAAATATTGGTCTAATTATTGTTGATGAAGAGCATGAAGCAACGTATAAACAAGAAGAAGCGCCACGTTATCATGCGCGTGATTTAGCAATTTGGCGCAGTCGTTATCATCATTGTCCAGTTGTTTTAGGAAGTGCGACGCCTTCTTTAGAGTCCCGTGCACGGGCACAAAAAAAGGTATATACTTTATTACCTTTGCAAAAACGCGCTAATCCGGCTGCTCTTTTGCCAACAATTGAAGTTGTTGATTTAAAAGATGAATATAGTAAAGGGAATATGTCGTCTTTTTCATTGGTTTTGCAAGAAAAAATGCGAGATCGATTAAATAAAGGGGAACAAATTGTTTTATTGTTAAATCGTAGAGGTTATTCTTCTTTTATGATGTGTCGTGATTGTGGTTATGTTTTAGATTGCCCCAATTGTGATATTTCATTGACATTACACATGGATACCAAAACAATGCGGTGCCATTATTGTGGTCATGAAGAAGCAATTCCCCATAAATGTCCAGAGTGCGGTAGTAAAAAAATTAGTTATTACGGGACAGGAACGCAGAAAATAGAAGCAGAACTTCAAGAATTATTACCAGAAGCGCGGATTTTACGGATGGACGTTGATACGACTCGTAAAAAAGGAGCTCACGAAAGAATATTAAATGCTTTTGGTGCGAAAAAAGCAGATATTTTACTGGGAACCCAAATGATTGCCAAGGGATTAGATTTTCCAGATATTACGCTAGTGGGCGTTTTAAACGCGGATACCGCATTAAACTTACCAGATTTTCGTTCAAGTGAACGAACGTTTCAACTATTAACGCAAGTTAGTGGTCGAGCGGGTCGTGCAAAAAAAGCCGGCGAAGTTGTAATCCAAACCTTTAATCCGGAACACTATGCTATCTCATTGGCTAAACTACAAGACTATGAACGCTTTTACCAACAAGAGATGATAATGCGACATCAAGCAGGATATCCACCTTATTACTTCACAGTAAAATTAACGGTGAGCCATGAAACAGAAGTTCAAGCAGCACAAAAAAGTTTTCAGCTAGCACGGCAATTACAAGAAGTTTTGAGTCCACAATCTTTACTTTTGGGCCCTACACCAAGTGCTATTATGCGGATTAAAAACCGTTATTATTACCAAATTATTATCAAATATAAGCAGGAACCAGCTTTAAAGTCGCTATTGGAACAAATTTTAGATGAGAGTCAAATTGATCAGCGAAGAGGACTCTATGTATCGATTGATAATGAACCTTTGAATTTTATTTAG
- the def gene encoding peptide deformylase, whose amino-acid sequence MPYPILLDPDRRLRQESHEVTEITDELILMLDKMYETMVLHDGIGIAAPQIGKNLQVAIVELDEEERFEMFNPKIIEKKGSTIDVEGCLSIPHVYGTVKRADLITLRFYDREGDELEVEADGYLSRAIQHEIDHLHGILFTDKVIEYIKEEDLETYMEEHEDD is encoded by the coding sequence ATGCCTTATCCCATTTTATTAGATCCAGACCGCCGCTTGCGGCAAGAAAGTCATGAAGTAACTGAAATTACCGATGAACTGATACTGATGTTAGACAAAATGTATGAAACAATGGTGTTGCACGATGGTATTGGGATTGCGGCGCCACAAATTGGTAAAAATCTGCAAGTTGCAATTGTCGAACTAGATGAAGAAGAACGTTTTGAAATGTTTAATCCCAAAATTATTGAAAAAAAAGGTAGCACCATAGATGTAGAGGGCTGTCTAAGTATTCCTCATGTTTATGGTACCGTTAAACGAGCGGACTTAATTACCCTACGTTTTTATGATCGTGAAGGTGATGAATTGGAAGTAGAAGCAGACGGTTATCTTTCTCGCGCAATTCAACATGAGATTGATCATCTCCATGGCATCTTATTTACTGATAAAGTTATTGAATATATTAAAGAAGAAGATTTGGAAACATATATGGAGGAGCATGAAGATGACTAA
- the fmt gene encoding methionyl-tRNA formyltransferase, whose protein sequence is MTKIVFMGTPTFSVPILEGLLESGYEVLAVVTQPDRPVGRKHTITPPPVKVAALKHDLLVLQPEKISGSLEMAKIAELAPDLIITAAFGQFLPEKLLQIPRLGAINVHASLLPKYRGGAPVHYAIMNGDDKTGVTIMEMIKKMDAGAIYKQAEIPITKNDDVGTMFEKLSLLGKELLLDTLPDLITGNVTKIPQKEDEVTFSPNITREQEMIDWQKTAEAIDNHVRGLRPWPIAFTTYEGVRWKIWNVTPLNETTKEIPGTIIKKDKSQLWVACGANSVLALNELQPAGKGKQTITAFLNGVGQKVMQGDKLGE, encoded by the coding sequence ATGACTAAAATTGTTTTTATGGGCACACCGACTTTTTCTGTGCCAATTTTAGAAGGTTTGCTAGAATCCGGTTATGAAGTTTTGGCAGTGGTGACACAGCCAGATCGTCCAGTAGGGCGTAAGCATACCATTACGCCGCCACCAGTAAAAGTTGCAGCTTTAAAACATGATTTACTTGTTTTACAACCCGAAAAAATTAGTGGTTCACTTGAAATGGCAAAAATTGCGGAATTAGCACCAGATTTAATCATAACAGCTGCTTTTGGTCAGTTTTTGCCGGAAAAATTATTACAAATTCCTCGGCTGGGCGCGATAAATGTTCATGCGTCTTTGTTGCCCAAATATCGTGGCGGCGCACCCGTTCATTATGCCATTATGAATGGCGATGATAAGACTGGCGTAACGATTATGGAAATGATCAAAAAAATGGATGCAGGTGCAATTTATAAACAAGCAGAAATTCCGATTACAAAAAATGATGATGTGGGAACAATGTTTGAAAAATTGAGTTTATTAGGAAAAGAATTATTGTTAGATACGTTGCCAGACTTAATTACTGGTAACGTCACAAAAATTCCGCAAAAAGAAGATGAAGTAACTTTTTCACCTAATATTACGCGGGAGCAAGAAATGATTGATTGGCAAAAAACGGCTGAGGCCATCGACAATCACGTTCGTGGGTTGCGACCTTGGCCGATTGCATTTACCACCTATGAAGGCGTACGTTGGAAAATTTGGAATGTAACACCATTAAATGAAACGACAAAAGAGATACCCGGTACAATTATTAAAAAAGATAAAAGTCAATTGTGGGTGGCTTGTGGGGCTAATTCAGTTTTAGCCCTAAATGAATTGCAACCAGCAGGAAAAGGCAAACAAACTATCACAGCCTTTTTAAATGGTGTTGGTCAAAAAGTAATGCAAGGAGATAAATTAGGTGAGTAA
- the rsmB gene encoding 16S rRNA (cytosine(967)-C(5))-methyltransferase RsmB: MSNKIPKSMKKSVRFVALHALERVEKGGAYSNLLINDAISKGQLSDKDARLLTGLVYGTIARQLLLDYYLSPFLKDAKKVDTWVKLLLRLSLFQLLYFDKVPAHAILNEATEIAKVRGNIGIGKFVNGVLRNVQRKGVPKIEAIKDPLERLATEISMPLWLTEKFVHQIGEENTRKLGLSLFEVSHVSARVDLRSITRAEAIATLAEDEIKAAESIVSPYGIVAKKGFLAGSQLFQYGALTVQDESSMLVAPALQIKEDMKVLDACAAPGGKTTHIATFLDAAVGGKVTALDIHSQKVKLIKENAARLRVEDVVTTQQLDAREVHEEFEAGFFDRILVDAPCSGLGLMRRKPDIKYQKKASDFERLPIIQQEILNSVAQTLKPGGLLVYSTCTILKEENQEVVMRFLQEHPEFKLVPVVANELITSKLEDEMLTLYPQDFMTDGFFISCLKKEK; this comes from the coding sequence GTGAGTAATAAAATTCCCAAATCTATGAAAAAATCTGTACGTTTTGTCGCACTTCATGCGTTAGAACGCGTGGAAAAAGGCGGGGCATATTCAAATCTGTTAATCAATGATGCCATTTCAAAAGGGCAACTTTCAGACAAAGATGCGCGCCTTTTAACTGGACTTGTGTATGGTACAATCGCTAGACAATTGTTGCTCGATTATTATCTGTCACCTTTTTTAAAAGATGCAAAAAAAGTTGATACTTGGGTAAAATTGTTATTGCGTCTTTCTTTGTTTCAATTGCTTTATTTTGATAAAGTGCCAGCACATGCCATTTTAAATGAAGCAACGGAAATTGCCAAAGTACGAGGAAATATCGGTATTGGGAAATTTGTTAATGGCGTTTTGCGCAATGTACAACGTAAAGGTGTTCCTAAGATTGAGGCTATCAAAGATCCACTAGAAAGACTCGCAACAGAAATTAGTATGCCATTGTGGTTAACAGAAAAATTTGTGCACCAAATTGGTGAGGAAAACACTCGTAAATTAGGATTATCATTATTTGAAGTTAGTCATGTTTCTGCTCGAGTAGACTTACGCAGTATCACACGAGCAGAAGCAATTGCAACATTAGCAGAAGATGAGATAAAAGCAGCAGAAAGTATTGTCTCTCCTTATGGCATTGTTGCCAAAAAGGGTTTCTTAGCTGGAAGTCAACTTTTCCAATATGGAGCATTAACGGTACAAGACGAAAGTTCAATGCTCGTTGCACCGGCCTTACAAATCAAAGAAGATATGAAAGTTTTAGATGCCTGTGCTGCACCAGGGGGCAAGACAACACATATTGCAACATTTCTTGATGCGGCTGTTGGCGGAAAAGTTACCGCTTTAGATATTCACAGTCAAAAAGTAAAATTGATTAAAGAAAATGCTGCCCGACTCCGAGTAGAAGACGTAGTTACGACACAGCAATTAGACGCTAGAGAAGTTCATGAAGAATTTGAAGCAGGATTCTTTGATCGAATTTTAGTGGACGCCCCTTGTTCAGGTTTGGGTTTGATGCGTCGTAAACCAGATATAAAATATCAAAAAAAAGCGAGTGATTTTGAACGTTTACCGATTATTCAGCAAGAAATTTTGAATAGTGTCGCACAGACATTAAAACCGGGAGGCTTACTCGTCTACAGTACGTGTACAATTTTGAAAGAAGAAAATCAAGAAGTCGTTATGCGCTTTTTACAAGAACATCCTGAATTTAAGTTAGTACCAGTAGTTGCAAATGAATTAATCACAAGTAAACTAGAAGATGAGATGTTAACGTTGTATCCACAAGACTTTATGACAGATGGATTTTTCATTAGTTGTCTAAAAAAGGAAAAATGA
- a CDS encoding Stp1/IreP family PP2C-type Ser/Thr phosphatase, translating into MQIRFQTDVGKKRNSNQDYVAIFKNQVGVTLAVLADGMGGHQAGDVASKVAVEGIGKKWQDTNLTSPEKACSWFVTAIQAANEVVYNLGQEKPELQGMGTTIVCVAVFEEEFALAHVGDSRMYLVRDHEITQLTEDHSLVNELVLSGEITKEMAATHPRRNVLTRSVGMPGSVEVDIASHFYKAGDYLLLTSDGLTNMLADDVIKWIIDEPITLDEKVEKLISGANDAGGADNITVLLIEIGGSAHD; encoded by the coding sequence ATGCAGATTCGTTTTCAAACGGACGTGGGGAAAAAGCGTAATAGTAACCAAGATTATGTCGCTATTTTTAAAAACCAAGTTGGTGTTACTTTAGCAGTTTTAGCTGATGGTATGGGAGGACACCAAGCTGGGGATGTAGCGAGTAAAGTGGCGGTGGAAGGTATTGGCAAAAAATGGCAGGACACCAATCTTACTTCACCGGAAAAAGCTTGTTCATGGTTTGTAACGGCCATTCAAGCTGCTAATGAAGTTGTCTATAACTTAGGCCAAGAAAAACCAGAACTACAAGGAATGGGAACGACAATTGTCTGTGTCGCAGTCTTTGAAGAAGAATTCGCTTTAGCTCATGTTGGAGATAGCCGCATGTACTTAGTTCGTGACCACGAAATTACCCAATTGACAGAAGATCATTCTTTAGTAAATGAGTTGGTTTTATCTGGTGAAATTACAAAAGAGATGGCAGCCACTCATCCACGCCGTAACGTATTGACGCGATCGGTGGGGATGCCTGGATCAGTAGAGGTAGACATTGCGAGTCACTTTTATAAAGCGGGAGATTATTTATTACTCACTTCAGATGGCTTAACGAATATGTTAGCTGATGATGTAATTAAGTGGATTATAGATGAGCCGATTACATTAGACGAAAAAGTTGAAAAATTAATTTCCGGAGCTAATGATGCGGGTGGCGCAGATAATATTACCGTCTTACTAATTGAAATCGGAGGAAGTGCTCATGATTGA
- the pknB gene encoding Stk1 family PASTA domain-containing Ser/Thr kinase, with protein MIEIGKKLSGRYLIIGNIGSGGMANVFLAQDLILDREVAIKILRFDFQNDQDAIRRFQREALASTELVHPNIVTVYDVGEEDGMQYLVMEYVKGMDLKQYIKKNYPIPYLTVVEIMQQILSAIALAHQHRIIHRDLKPQNILINEDCVVKIADFGIAIALTETSITQTNTMLGSVHYLSPEQARGSMATNQSDIYAIGIILYEMLTGRVPFDGESAVTIALKHFQEEMPSIRTFDHNLPQSLENVVLHATAKNPADRYKTADEMREDLATVLNPERLNEPQWQPHVMDDATKALTPIPEELITEKPMQPESEPKKEAENNKPKKKRKWWLIPILLFLLLCGGLAYAFFSGGKGEVTVPDVSEMTVAAAKEKLQQVGLKPGKVEKIPSETIEADRVVKTDPAIGNVVKEKTEITIYESIGQEKIEMKDVTGETYDDALQALKNLGFQESNISRKEEYSDNVAEGKIISQDPDEGEKVSPEMQKVILTVSRGVKPVAMIDYSGYTYNEALNDLMEKGIKESQIKKEENYSDTIPANQIITQTPKDGQEAIPDKTQITLTVSLGTNKITLPDLAGNSDIQAQNTLKDYGLDYEEDEEFSDSVEKGKVIRTEPGAGQTVKIGNKVKIIVSKGPDESAEPQTFKVNLSASYKGNGSENQQVKIFLTDEKGTKKQVADFTLAPNETHKEAIDVTVKKGESATFYFQRDNGNENSQAVDKAGDIEVP; from the coding sequence ATGATTGAGATTGGTAAAAAATTGAGTGGCCGCTATTTAATTATTGGGAACATTGGTAGTGGCGGGATGGCAAATGTCTTCTTAGCACAAGATCTAATTTTGGATCGGGAAGTAGCGATTAAGATTTTGCGTTTTGATTTCCAAAATGATCAAGATGCAATCCGTCGTTTTCAAAGAGAAGCTTTGGCGTCAACAGAGCTTGTTCATCCCAATATCGTAACAGTTTACGATGTCGGAGAAGAAGATGGTATGCAGTACTTAGTAATGGAATATGTTAAGGGAATGGACTTGAAGCAATACATTAAAAAAAATTACCCAATCCCTTATTTGACAGTTGTAGAAATTATGCAACAAATTTTAAGTGCTATTGCCTTGGCCCATCAGCATCGTATTATTCATCGTGATTTAAAACCACAGAATATTTTGATTAATGAAGATTGTGTTGTGAAAATAGCCGATTTTGGGATTGCAATTGCGCTAACCGAAACGTCAATTACACAAACAAATACGATGTTAGGCTCTGTTCACTATCTATCCCCAGAACAGGCCCGTGGGAGTATGGCGACCAATCAATCGGATATTTATGCGATTGGGATTATCTTATATGAAATGTTAACAGGACGAGTTCCTTTTGATGGCGAGTCAGCAGTGACGATTGCCTTAAAACATTTCCAAGAAGAGATGCCTTCAATTCGAACTTTTGATCATAATTTACCTCAGTCCTTGGAAAATGTCGTTTTACATGCAACGGCTAAAAATCCAGCTGATCGGTATAAGACAGCTGATGAGATGCGGGAAGATTTAGCAACTGTCTTAAATCCAGAACGCTTAAATGAACCACAATGGCAACCTCATGTAATGGATGATGCAACGAAAGCACTAACGCCCATTCCAGAAGAATTAATCACAGAAAAGCCAATGCAACCAGAGTCTGAACCAAAAAAAGAAGCGGAAAATAACAAACCAAAGAAAAAGCGTAAATGGTGGCTGATTCCGATATTGTTATTTCTTTTATTATGTGGCGGTTTAGCTTATGCTTTCTTTTCAGGTGGTAAAGGGGAAGTCACTGTCCCAGATGTTAGCGAAATGACCGTTGCAGCTGCTAAAGAAAAACTGCAACAAGTTGGATTGAAACCTGGTAAAGTAGAAAAAATTCCTAGTGAAACAATTGAAGCGGATCGTGTTGTTAAAACGGATCCAGCCATTGGTAATGTTGTAAAAGAAAAAACCGAAATCACAATTTACGAGAGTATTGGACAAGAAAAAATTGAAATGAAAGATGTGACAGGCGAAACTTATGATGATGCTTTACAAGCTTTAAAAAATCTTGGCTTTCAAGAAAGTAACATCAGTCGTAAAGAGGAGTATAGTGATAATGTAGCTGAAGGCAAAATTATTTCTCAAGATCCGGATGAAGGGGAAAAAGTATCGCCTGAAATGCAAAAAGTCATTTTAACTGTCAGTCGCGGGGTAAAACCAGTGGCGATGATTGATTATAGTGGTTACACGTATAATGAAGCGCTAAATGATTTGATGGAAAAAGGAATTAAAGAATCACAAATTAAAAAAGAAGAAAATTACAGTGATACAATACCTGCAAATCAAATTATTACGCAAACACCAAAAGACGGTCAAGAAGCTATCCCAGATAAAACGCAGATTACCTTAACGGTCAGCCTGGGCACAAATAAAATTACTCTACCTGATTTAGCTGGTAATTCCGATATCCAAGCACAAAATACGCTAAAAGATTATGGTTTGGATTATGAAGAAGACGAGGAATTTTCAGATAGTGTTGAAAAAGGGAAAGTCATTCGGACAGAGCCTGGAGCCGGTCAGACTGTAAAAATTGGCAATAAGGTAAAAATCATTGTCTCAAAAGGACCTGACGAAAGTGCCGAACCGCAGACTTTTAAAGTAAACCTATCCGCAAGCTATAAAGGGAATGGTTCTGAAAATCAACAAGTTAAAATCTTTTTAACTGATGAAAAAGGGACTAAAAAACAGGTGGCTGATTTTACACTAGCTCCTAATGAAACCCACAAAGAAGCCATTGATGTAACGGTAAAAAAAGGTGAAAGTGCTACTTTTTACTTCCAAAGAGACAACGGAAATGAAAATAGTCAAGCTGTGGATAAAGCAGGGGATATTGAGGTTCCATAA
- a CDS encoding prealbumin-like fold domain-containing protein, giving the protein MKRQIELLFFIIVIFISCFVIAKPARATEEITLRLHKRIFPDIENKVTYDLNIADEKKAFLSQTLPQNGANFVIYDLSQPLDQNQKPKKIVLADWKDATRRDVFEAAKKYKVVGKVQTSYDKATKQAGVATAKLARQQTKNPLYLILEVKAEPNSEINGVQEQSAVPTVFDPKKNPENKVDLYLETVYYSRHPYFFNYGKMRGSGEMPLAGVEYVLYKLNDEAKRLYLEENEGSDTWYSWTFSEQPKNDTRLERFISNEEGLITTNHRNLPPGTYYFQEVKAVPGFDKNEQLSDVEVFIPNTWTDLKGNFFPATVNGKGICEMRDGKVPEIVLQRATPKVLHIQRAKNRVQGFSLDNAWITAKQLPEKLKKGELVFEMTVIIVFSLLLLGFMLHRFYKNKIK; this is encoded by the coding sequence ATGAAACGTCAGATTGAACTGCTTTTTTTTATCATTGTTATTTTTATAAGTTGTTTTGTCATAGCAAAGCCAGCGAGGGCAACAGAGGAAATTACATTACGTTTACATAAACGTATTTTTCCGGATATTGAAAATAAAGTAACCTATGACTTAAATATAGCGGATGAAAAGAAAGCTTTTCTTAGTCAAACATTGCCGCAGAACGGGGCTAATTTTGTCATCTACGATTTAAGCCAACCACTAGATCAAAACCAAAAACCAAAAAAAATTGTACTAGCAGATTGGAAGGATGCTACACGACGAGATGTTTTTGAAGCAGCAAAAAAATATAAAGTTGTGGGAAAAGTCCAAACGTCTTATGACAAAGCCACAAAACAAGCTGGCGTGGCAACGGCGAAACTTGCCCGACAGCAAACAAAAAATCCATTGTATTTAATTTTGGAGGTTAAAGCAGAACCAAATTCAGAGATTAACGGTGTGCAAGAGCAAAGTGCAGTTCCTACCGTATTTGATCCCAAAAAAAATCCGGAAAACAAAGTCGATTTATATTTGGAAACAGTATATTACTCGCGTCACCCTTATTTTTTTAATTATGGAAAAATGAGAGGTTCCGGAGAAATGCCACTAGCTGGTGTGGAATATGTGTTATACAAACTAAATGATGAAGCAAAAAGGCTTTATTTGGAGGAAAACGAAGGAAGTGATACATGGTATTCGTGGACTTTTTCAGAACAACCTAAAAATGATACGCGTCTTGAACGTTTCATCTCCAATGAAGAAGGGTTAATTACTACGAATCACCGCAATTTGCCGCCGGGGACTTATTATTTTCAAGAAGTCAAGGCAGTTCCAGGTTTTGATAAAAATGAGCAACTTAGTGATGTCGAAGTTTTCATCCCGAATACTTGGACAGATTTAAAAGGTAATTTTTTTCCAGCTACTGTTAATGGAAAAGGGATTTGTGAAATGCGTGATGGAAAAGTGCCAGAAATTGTGTTGCAACGGGCAACTCCTAAGGTCTTACACATTCAGCGGGCAAAAAATAGAGTTCAAGGTTTTAGCCTAGATAATGCATGGATAACGGCAAAACAGTTGCCTGAAAAGTTGAAAAAAGGCGAATTAGTTTTTGAAATGACAGTGATTATAGTATTTTCACTACTGTTACTTGGGTTTATGCTCCACCGATTTTATAAAAATAAGATCAAGTAA